A window from Moritella yayanosii encodes these proteins:
- the nrdG gene encoding anaerobic ribonucleoside-triphosphate reductase-activating protein: MHYSQYFDLDVINGPGTRVTLFVSGCEHQCKGCYNQSTWSPRNGSHFNQTIEDKIINDLNDPRIRRRGLSLSGGDPLYPKNLDCILKLVKRVKNECIGKSIWLWTGYTIEQLTPQQKAVVQYIDYLVDGKFEQQLVDPALKFRGSSNQRILAITKNDEFDGFKYAISKINAD; this comes from the coding sequence ATGCACTATTCTCAATATTTCGATCTTGATGTCATCAATGGCCCGGGTACTCGTGTAACCCTGTTTGTCAGTGGCTGCGAGCATCAATGCAAGGGCTGTTATAACCAATCGACCTGGTCTCCACGCAATGGTTCACACTTTAATCAAACGATAGAAGACAAGATAATTAATGATTTAAACGATCCCCGAATACGTCGTCGTGGGCTAAGTTTAAGCGGAGGCGACCCTCTCTATCCAAAAAATTTAGATTGCATCTTAAAACTAGTAAAAAGAGTTAAAAACGAGTGTATTGGAAAGAGTATTTGGTTATGGACAGGCTACACAATAGAGCAATTAACCCCACAACAAAAAGCCGTCGTTCAATACATAGATTATTTGGTTGATGGTAAGTTTGAACAACAGCTGGTTGACCCAGCATTAAAATTTCGAGGCAGTAGCAATCAACGTATTCTTGCCATTACAAAAAATGATGAGTTTGATGGATTTAAATATGCTATATCAAAAATCAATGCTGATTAA
- a CDS encoding SDR family oxidoreductase — MKYLVTGGTGFIGRFLIERLVEREDAQVYVLTRQGSEHKFNALKDRVHKSVKNRIKMVKGDITKANLGIDEQWLSEHTNQIDHVHHLAAIYDMKADAESQETANVVGTRNAVQTAIKLKAKNFHHVSSIAAAGLFEGTFYEDMFEEAENMDNAYLRTKHVSEKVVRDECSIPFRIYRPGMVVGHSKTGEIDKVDGPYYFFKLLKKIRETIPTWMPMIGVEGRRLNIVPVDYVADAIDYISHKEEVHSNCFHLVDPKPFKVGEVLNIFATAGNAPRTAFRIDSRIVNFLPASVRQAITHLPAVKQLTEGVLNDLGIPKDVLNFLNYPTSFDDRETARALEGSNIKVPRLDEYAPAVWDYWERNLNDDLINDMTLKGNVSGKTIIITGATSGIGEATALKLAPTGAKLILVARDVTKLEATQAQLQELGGDAHIYSCDISNMESCDELVKNVLEEHDFVDILINNAGRSIRRSIDLSFDRFHDYERTMQLNYFGSIRLIMGFTPSMLERKKGHVINISSIGVLTNSPRFSAYVASKAALDAFTRCAASEFSDRNVNMTTINMPLVRTPMIGPTKVYDNVPTLAPSEAADLIVQAIIRKPKRIATKIGIMSEVLYSLFPKISEIIMNTGYRMFNDSAAAKGKEEDKDAPTQASTEQIAFAAIMRGVHW; from the coding sequence ATGAAATACTTAGTTACCGGTGGTACAGGGTTTATTGGTCGATTCTTAATTGAACGTCTAGTCGAGAGAGAAGATGCGCAAGTTTATGTATTAACTCGCCAAGGCTCAGAACATAAATTCAATGCACTGAAGGATCGTGTGCATAAGAGCGTTAAGAACCGCATCAAAATGGTTAAAGGTGATATCACTAAAGCCAATTTAGGCATTGACGAACAGTGGTTATCTGAACACACAAATCAAATCGACCATGTCCATCATCTCGCTGCCATTTATGATATGAAAGCAGATGCTGAATCTCAAGAAACAGCAAATGTTGTCGGCACTCGTAATGCAGTTCAAACTGCCATAAAGCTAAAAGCGAAAAACTTCCACCATGTCAGTTCTATCGCTGCAGCGGGTCTGTTTGAGGGTACTTTCTACGAAGATATGTTCGAAGAAGCTGAAAATATGGATAACGCATATCTTCGTACCAAACATGTTTCTGAAAAAGTAGTCCGTGATGAATGCTCTATTCCTTTCCGCATTTATCGTCCAGGTATGGTTGTTGGTCATTCTAAAACCGGTGAAATCGATAAAGTAGATGGTCCATACTATTTCTTCAAACTATTGAAAAAAATCCGTGAGACAATTCCAACATGGATGCCAATGATTGGTGTTGAAGGCCGTCGTCTGAATATTGTCCCTGTCGACTATGTTGCAGATGCCATTGACTACATTAGTCACAAAGAAGAAGTGCACAGTAACTGCTTCCACCTTGTTGATCCAAAACCATTTAAAGTGGGTGAAGTACTTAATATCTTCGCAACAGCGGGTAACGCGCCAAGAACGGCATTCCGAATTGATTCTCGAATCGTTAATTTTTTACCGGCTTCAGTTCGTCAAGCAATCACCCATTTACCAGCAGTGAAACAGCTTACTGAAGGGGTATTAAATGACCTTGGTATTCCAAAAGACGTATTGAATTTCCTTAACTACCCAACGAGCTTCGATGACCGTGAAACAGCACGTGCGCTAGAAGGTTCTAATATCAAAGTGCCTCGCTTAGACGAATACGCACCTGCGGTATGGGATTATTGGGAACGTAACCTAAATGATGACCTAATCAATGACATGACTCTGAAAGGTAATGTGAGTGGTAAAACAATTATCATTACAGGTGCAACTTCGGGTATTGGTGAAGCAACGGCATTAAAACTCGCACCAACAGGCGCTAAATTAATCCTTGTAGCACGTGATGTCACAAAACTAGAAGCAACACAGGCACAACTCCAAGAACTTGGTGGCGATGCACATATCTATTCATGTGACATTTCCAACATGGAATCATGCGACGAGTTAGTTAAGAATGTACTTGAAGAACATGACTTTGTGGATATATTAATCAATAATGCGGGTCGTTCAATCCGTCGTTCAATTGATTTATCGTTTGACCGTTTCCACGATTACGAAAGAACAATGCAGTTAAACTACTTTGGCTCAATTCGTTTAATCATGGGCTTCACACCAAGTATGTTAGAACGTAAAAAAGGGCATGTTATTAACATTTCATCCATTGGTGTACTAACAAACTCACCACGTTTCTCTGCATACGTTGCGTCTAAAGCAGCACTAGATGCATTTACGCGTTGTGCCGCATCCGAGTTTTCTGACCGTAACGTAAACATGACGACAATTAACATGCCGTTAGTACGTACGCCAATGATTGGTCCGACAAAAGTATATGACAATGTGCCCACTCTAGCGCCATCAGAAGCCGCAGACTTAATTGTACAAGCGATTATCCGTAAGCCTAAGCGTATCGCAACCAAAATTGGCATCATGTCTGAAGTACTTTACTCACTGTTTCCTAAAATAAGTGAAATAATCATGAACACCGGTTACCGTATGTTTAATGATTCTGCCGCTGCGAAGGGCAAAGAAGAAGATAAAGATGCGCCAACACAAGCAAGTACCGAACAGATTGCATTTGCAGCTATCATGCGCGGTGTGCATTGGTAA